One window of Hoplias malabaricus isolate fHopMal1 chromosome 16, fHopMal1.hap1, whole genome shotgun sequence genomic DNA carries:
- the clpxa gene encoding caseinolytic mitochondrial matrix peptidase chaperone subunit Xa isoform X2, translating to MSGACTSAARLIINSAQKGISGSRVLSLRRVGAHEIRVSCNVPVRPFSETSVYFASKDGMKDGDGGKKSMSEGSGKRSNSGTSGKGGNQLRCPKCGDPCTHVETFVSSTRFVKCEKCHHFFVVLSETDTKKSLNKDPESAAEAVKLAFQQKPPPPPKKIYAYLDKYVVGQSHAKKVLSVAVYNHYKRIYNNMPTGSRQQQVEVEKQGSLTPRELLQIAGISPHGNALGASMQQLSQQAPQERRGGEVLDSNHTDIKLEKSNIVLLGPTGSGKTLLAQTLAKCLDVPFAICDCTTLTQAGYVGEDIESVIAKLLQDANYVIEKAQQGIVFLDEVDKIGSVPGIHQLRDVGGEGVQQGLLKLLEGTIVNVPEKNTRKLRGETVQVDTTNILFVASGAFNGLDRIISRRKNEKYLGFGAPSNLGKGRRAAAAADVANITGGEVDAVAEIEEKDRLLKLVEARDLIEFGMIPEFVGRLPVVVPLHSLDEDTLVRILTEPRNAVVPQYQALFSMDKCELSVTSDALRAIARMALERKTGARGLRSIMEKLLLDPMFEVPHSDIVAVEINKDVVFGKAEPHYVRAPAKEASEDEYDSGIEDENWTRQVDAAKN from the exons ATGTCTGGTGCCTGCACTTCAGCGGCCAGATTGATAATAAACTCAGCCCAGAAAG GGATCTCTGGCTCTAGAGTCCTTTCTCTGAGACGAGTAGGTGCTCATGAAATTCGCGTGAGCTGCAATGTCCCTGTCAGACCCTTCTCAGAGACATCTGTGTACTTTGCATCCAAGGATGGGATGAAAGATGGAGATGGAGGAAAG AAATCTATGAGTGAAGGAAGTGGAAAACGATCCAACTCCGGCACTTCAGGGAAGGGTGGAAATCAGCTTCGTTGCCCCAAATGTGGAGATCCCTGCACACACGTGGAAACATTTGTCT CCTCAACTAGGTTTGTCAAATGTGAAAAATGCCATCACTTTTTCGTGGTGCTGTCAGAAACAGACACTAAGAAAAGCCTGAATAAAGACCCAGAATCAGCTGCTGAAGCTGTGAAGCTGGCCTTCCAACAGAAACCACCACCCCCTCCCAAAAAG ATCTATGCCTACCTAGACAAGTATGTTGTGGGCCAGTCACATGCCAAGAAGGTGCTTTCAGTGGCTGTATACAACCACTACAAGCGCATTTATAACAACATGCCAACAGGCTCTCGACAGCAGCAGGTGGAGGTGGAGAAACAGGGCTCTCTCACACCCCGAG AGCTGCTGCAGATTGCAGGGATCAGCCCCCATGGCAACGCTTTGGGAGCCTCAATGCAGCAGTTGAGCCAACAGGCTCCTCAGGAGCGCCGAGGAGGAGAAGTGCTTGACTCCAACCACACCGACATTAAACTGGAGAAGAGCAACATTGTGCTGCTGGGTCCCACTGGCTCTG GCAAAACACTGCTGGCACAAACCTTAGCCAAATGTCTGGACGTCCCGTTTGCAATCTGTGACTGCACTACACTCACACAGGCCGGCTACGTAGGTGAGGACATTGAGTCCGTCATCGCCAAACTACTGCAGGACGCCAACTACGTTATTGAGAAAGCTCAGCAAG GTATTGTATTCTTGGATGAAGTGGACAAAATTGGCAGCGTGCCTGGAATCCATCAGTTGAGAGATGTGGGCGGAGAAGGAGTCCAGCAG GGTTTACTGAAACTCTTGGAAGGCACAATTGTAAATGTTCCTGAGAAAAACACCAGGAAGCTGAGAGGAGAAACAGTGCAAGTTGACACTACCAACATCTTGTTTGTGGCTTCTGGAGCTTTTAATGGACTGGATCGCATAATCAGCAGAAGGAAAAATGAAAAG TACCTTGGTTTCGGGGCACCGTCTAATCTGGGTAAGGGCCGacgtgcagcagcagcagccgaCGTGGCCAACATCACAGGCGGCGAAGTGGACGCCGTGGCGGAGATCGAGGAGAAAGACAGGCTCCTGAAACTTGTAGAGGCACGGGATCTCATAGAGTTTGGAATGATACCCGAGTTTGTGGGACGCCTCCCTGTGGTGGTGCCGCTGCACAGCTTGGACGAGGACACGCTCGTCCGAATCCTCACCGAACCTCGCAATGCTGTGGTCCCTCAGTACCAGGCCCTCTTCAGCATGGACAAG TGTGAACTCTCTGTGACCTCGGACGCTCTGCGGGCGATTGCCAGAATGGCTCTGGAACGTAAGACAGGGGCTCGTGGGCTTCGTTCTATAATG GAGAAACTGCTGCTGGACCCCATGTTTGAGGTGCCACACTCAGATATTGTAGCTGTGGAGATAAACAAGGATGTGGTGTTTGGAAAAGCAGAGCCTCATTATGTAAG AGCACCAGCGAAAGAGGCCTCAGAGGACGAGTACGACTCTGGAATAGAAGATGAGAACTGGACCAGACAGGTTGACGCTGccaagaattaa
- the clpxa gene encoding caseinolytic mitochondrial matrix peptidase chaperone subunit Xa isoform X1, translating into MSGACTSAARLIINSAQKGISGSRVLSLRRVGAHEIRVSCNVPVRPFSETSVYFASKDGMKDGDGGKKSMSEGSGKRSNSGTSGKGGNQLRCPKCGDPCTHVETFVSSTRFVKCEKCHHFFVVLSETDTKKSLNKDPESAAEAVKLAFQQKPPPPPKKIYAYLDKYVVGQSHAKKVLSVAVYNHYKRIYNNMPTGSRQQQVEVEKQGSLTPRELELRRREDEYRFTKLLQIAGISPHGNALGASMQQLSQQAPQERRGGEVLDSNHTDIKLEKSNIVLLGPTGSGKTLLAQTLAKCLDVPFAICDCTTLTQAGYVGEDIESVIAKLLQDANYVIEKAQQGIVFLDEVDKIGSVPGIHQLRDVGGEGVQQGLLKLLEGTIVNVPEKNTRKLRGETVQVDTTNILFVASGAFNGLDRIISRRKNEKYLGFGAPSNLGKGRRAAAAADVANITGGEVDAVAEIEEKDRLLKLVEARDLIEFGMIPEFVGRLPVVVPLHSLDEDTLVRILTEPRNAVVPQYQALFSMDKCELSVTSDALRAIARMALERKTGARGLRSIMEKLLLDPMFEVPHSDIVAVEINKDVVFGKAEPHYVRAPAKEASEDEYDSGIEDENWTRQVDAAKN; encoded by the exons ATGTCTGGTGCCTGCACTTCAGCGGCCAGATTGATAATAAACTCAGCCCAGAAAG GGATCTCTGGCTCTAGAGTCCTTTCTCTGAGACGAGTAGGTGCTCATGAAATTCGCGTGAGCTGCAATGTCCCTGTCAGACCCTTCTCAGAGACATCTGTGTACTTTGCATCCAAGGATGGGATGAAAGATGGAGATGGAGGAAAG AAATCTATGAGTGAAGGAAGTGGAAAACGATCCAACTCCGGCACTTCAGGGAAGGGTGGAAATCAGCTTCGTTGCCCCAAATGTGGAGATCCCTGCACACACGTGGAAACATTTGTCT CCTCAACTAGGTTTGTCAAATGTGAAAAATGCCATCACTTTTTCGTGGTGCTGTCAGAAACAGACACTAAGAAAAGCCTGAATAAAGACCCAGAATCAGCTGCTGAAGCTGTGAAGCTGGCCTTCCAACAGAAACCACCACCCCCTCCCAAAAAG ATCTATGCCTACCTAGACAAGTATGTTGTGGGCCAGTCACATGCCAAGAAGGTGCTTTCAGTGGCTGTATACAACCACTACAAGCGCATTTATAACAACATGCCAACAGGCTCTCGACAGCAGCAGGTGGAGGTGGAGAAACAGGGCTCTCTCACACCCCGAG AGCTAGAGCTAAGACGTCGGGAGGATGAGTACAGATTCACAA AGCTGCTGCAGATTGCAGGGATCAGCCCCCATGGCAACGCTTTGGGAGCCTCAATGCAGCAGTTGAGCCAACAGGCTCCTCAGGAGCGCCGAGGAGGAGAAGTGCTTGACTCCAACCACACCGACATTAAACTGGAGAAGAGCAACATTGTGCTGCTGGGTCCCACTGGCTCTG GCAAAACACTGCTGGCACAAACCTTAGCCAAATGTCTGGACGTCCCGTTTGCAATCTGTGACTGCACTACACTCACACAGGCCGGCTACGTAGGTGAGGACATTGAGTCCGTCATCGCCAAACTACTGCAGGACGCCAACTACGTTATTGAGAAAGCTCAGCAAG GTATTGTATTCTTGGATGAAGTGGACAAAATTGGCAGCGTGCCTGGAATCCATCAGTTGAGAGATGTGGGCGGAGAAGGAGTCCAGCAG GGTTTACTGAAACTCTTGGAAGGCACAATTGTAAATGTTCCTGAGAAAAACACCAGGAAGCTGAGAGGAGAAACAGTGCAAGTTGACACTACCAACATCTTGTTTGTGGCTTCTGGAGCTTTTAATGGACTGGATCGCATAATCAGCAGAAGGAAAAATGAAAAG TACCTTGGTTTCGGGGCACCGTCTAATCTGGGTAAGGGCCGacgtgcagcagcagcagccgaCGTGGCCAACATCACAGGCGGCGAAGTGGACGCCGTGGCGGAGATCGAGGAGAAAGACAGGCTCCTGAAACTTGTAGAGGCACGGGATCTCATAGAGTTTGGAATGATACCCGAGTTTGTGGGACGCCTCCCTGTGGTGGTGCCGCTGCACAGCTTGGACGAGGACACGCTCGTCCGAATCCTCACCGAACCTCGCAATGCTGTGGTCCCTCAGTACCAGGCCCTCTTCAGCATGGACAAG TGTGAACTCTCTGTGACCTCGGACGCTCTGCGGGCGATTGCCAGAATGGCTCTGGAACGTAAGACAGGGGCTCGTGGGCTTCGTTCTATAATG GAGAAACTGCTGCTGGACCCCATGTTTGAGGTGCCACACTCAGATATTGTAGCTGTGGAGATAAACAAGGATGTGGTGTTTGGAAAAGCAGAGCCTCATTATGTAAG AGCACCAGCGAAAGAGGCCTCAGAGGACGAGTACGACTCTGGAATAGAAGATGAGAACTGGACCAGACAGGTTGACGCTGccaagaattaa
- the pdcd7 gene encoding programmed cell death protein 7, giving the protein MDPFRSGRDMNQAQPYSGGPPAADTQSFGPGNRGGFVPRAHPGSVSFPPPNWPPQPGPWTQFQPPVPSPFPPPSPLPSFDPTRPPPGYFGEQQHGGQWPHSASRGQQHGANLGQLGRDRGHFEETSFTHFGPPARQPMFQPVSSGSNVSADHYKPSLAFPTQFPATGGVQNILNQENRSTKRLHSDPDEQERVEDQQWIAAFLQRRVKTPAVAVQTSSKLSVSEFRQRLYSAVQMLSELTLLCQTLKNNLENEDLWAESYGRGMELKLRLQERLSGLRDPEVISSVKKKLELIKKKRARIRRRKAERVEERLEEERRAAEREAAIDKYQMKKIQELEEKNRERELKLAADSVLSEVRKKQADSKRMLDILKALEKLRKLRKEAASRKGMFPEKECDKVFEGHLARLRGLIQKRTAVYGAEEKALRVMLEGEQEEERKREQEKKQKKEREKLLIKKQEISTMLFGAELPPEPPVQPFTEYYTQAERSLPALIQIRREWDQFLVPADHSEGTSVPQAWVLPDPPADEIWASALEK; this is encoded by the exons ATGGACCCCTTCAGAAGTGGAAGGGATATGAACCAAGCCCAGCCGTACTCTGGAGGGCCGCCAGCAGCAGATACACAGAGCTTTGGACCGGGTAACAGGGGCGGGTTTGTTCCTAGAGCGCATCCCGGCTCAGTTTCTTTCCCCCCGCCGAATTGGCCTCCTCAGCCCGGGCCCTGGACTCAGTTCCAACCGCCTGTACCTTCTCCAttccctcctccttctcctcttcctTCTTTCGACCCAACAAGACCCCCTCCAGGCTATTTTGGTGAGCAGCAACATGGTGGGCAGTGGCCTCATTctgccagcagggggcagcagcACGGTGCTAATTTGGGACAGCTTGGCAGGGATAGGGGGCACTTTGAAGAGACCTCTTTTACCCACTTTGGTCCCCCAGCTCGTCAGCCAATGTTTCAGCCCGTCAGCTCGGGTTCAAACGTCAGTGCAGATCACTATAAGCCATCCCTCGCATTCCCAACCCAGTTCCCTGCCACAGGAGGTGTCCAGAACATCCTAAATCAGGAAAACAGAAGCACCAAGCGACTACACTCTGATCCAGATGAACAAGAAAGGGTAGAGGACCAGCAGTGGATTGCAGCTTTTTTGCAAAGAAGAGTGAAGACCCCAGCTGTGGCAGTACAGACCTCTTCGAAGCTTTCTGTTTCTGAGTTCAGACAGAGGCTGTACAGTGCAGTCCAGATGCTCTCAGAGCTGACTCTGCTTTGCCAAACGTTAAAGAACAACCTGGAGAATGAAGACCTCTGGGCTGAGTCCTACGGCAGAGGGATGGAGCTGAAGCTCAGGCTTCAGGAGAGGCTCTCAGGCCTCCGGGACCCAGAGGTCATCAGCAGTGTGAAGAAGAAACTGGAGCTTATCAAGAAGAAGAGGGCTCGCATCCGCAGGAGGAAAGCAGAGAGGGTTGAGGAGAGActagaggaggagaggagagctGCAGAGAGGGAGGCAGCTATAGACAAGTACCAGATGAAGAAGATCCAGGAGCTGGAGGAGAAGAACAGG GAACGTGAGCTAAAGCTTGCTGCTGATTCTGTCCTGTCAGAGGTCAGGAAGAAACAGGCTGATTCGAAACGAATGCTGGACATCCTTAAGGCTTTGGAAAAACTCAGAAAACTCCGTAAAGAGGCAGCGTCCAGGAAAG GCATGTTCCCTGAGAAGGAGTGTGACAAGGTGTTTGAGGGTCACCTGGCGCGACTGAGGGGTCTGATCCAGAAGCGTACGGCTGTTTACGGAGCAGAAGAGAAAGCCCTGAGGGTCATGCTGGAGggggagcaggaggaggagcgCAAACGAGAACAGgaaaagaaacagaagaaagaaagggaaaagcTGCTGATTAAGAAACAGGAGATCAGCACCATGTTGTTTGGAG CTGAACTTCCTCCTGAGCCTCCAGTCCAGCCTTTCACAGAGTACTACACCCAGGCAGAGCGCTCCCTCCCTGCCCTCATCCAGATAAG GAGAGAGTGGGATCAGTTCCTGGTTCCTGCGGATCATTCTGAAGGGACGTCGGTTCCTCAGGCCTGGGTTCTCCCAGATCCCCCAGCAGATGAAATCTGGGCGTCTGCTCTGGAGAAGTGA
- the spg21 gene encoding maspardin, with translation MTSGLLLKWCGSEAEVSTKEMEEIRVSPDYNWFRSTVPLRRIIVDDDDSKVWSLYDAGPKSIRCPIIFLPPVSGTAEVFFQQILALTGWGYRVISLQYPVYWDLLEFCDGFRKLLDHLQLDKVHLFGASLGGFLAQKFAEVTHKSPRVHSLILCNSFSDTSIFNQTWTANSFWLMPAFMLKKIVLGNFAKGPVDPKMADAIDFMVDRLESLNQSELASRLTLNCQNSYVEPHKIKDVAVTIMDVFDQSALSNEAKEEMYKLYPNARRAHLKTGGNFPYLCRSAEVNLYIQIHLRQFHGTRYAAINPAMVSAEELEVQRSNLNNCRESDDE, from the exons ATGACTTCAGGTTTGTTGCTAAAATGGTGCGGATCCGAGGCTGAAGTCTCCACAAAAG AAATGGAGGAGATAAGAGTGTCTCCAGACTACAACTGGTTTCGAAGCACGGTGCCCCTGAGAAGA ATCATTGTGGACGATGACGACAGTAAAGTCTGGTCACTGTATGACGCTGGACCGAAGTCTATAAGGTGTCCAATCATCTTCCTCCCTCCTGTGAGTGGCACAGCAGAGGTTTTCTTTCAACAGATCTTGGCTCTCACTGGCTGGGGCTATCGGGTCATATCG CTCCAGTATCCTGTCTATTGGGACCTGCTGGAATTTTGTGATGGATTTAGGAAACTTCTTGACCACTTGCAACTGGACAAG GTGCACTTGTTCGGCGCGTCACTGGGCGGGTTTCTGGCTCAGAAATTTGCAGAGGTGACACACAAATCTCCGCGAGTGCACTCTCTCATTCTGTGCAATTCTTTCAGCGACACATCCATCTTCAACCAAACATGGACAGCCAACAG CTTTTGGTTGATGCCAGCCTTCATGCTGAAGAAGATTGTTCTCGGGAACTTTGCCAAAGGACCCGTCGATCCTAAAATGGCTGATGCTATTGACTTTATGGTTGACAGA cTGGAGAGCCTGAACCAAAGTGAACTGGCCTCTAGACTGACGCTAAACTGCCAAAACTCCTACGTCGAACCTCATAAAATAAAGGATGTTGCAGTCACTATTATGGAT GTTTTTGATCAGAGTGCTCTTTCAAATGAAGCTAAGGAGGAGATGTATAAACTGTACCCCAACGCTAGAAGAGCTCACCTCAAAACCGGTGGAAATTTCCCATATCTTTGCAGGAGTGCCGAAGTGAACCTTTATATCCAA ATACATCTCAGACAGTTCCATGGGACGAGGTATGCAGCCATCAACCCGGCTATGGTCAGTGCAGAGGAGCTCGAGGTCCAAAGGAGCAACCTCAACAACTGCAGAGAAAGCGATGACGAATAA